Proteins found in one Balaenoptera musculus isolate JJ_BM4_2016_0621 chromosome 4, mBalMus1.pri.v3, whole genome shotgun sequence genomic segment:
- the TRPM2 gene encoding transient receptor potential cation channel subfamily M member 2 isoform X2, with product MELSTLRRRDGAGSRQEDGFGVQPRRVADLGMVPNLRQSNSSLCRSRRSQYPFGNCEKQGNLSSWIPENIKKKECVYFVESSKLSDAGKVVCECGYTREQHLEEATRPHAFQGKEWDPKKHVQEMPTDAFGDIVFTGLGQKYVRLSQDTPSSLIYHLMTQHWGLDAPNLLISVTGGAKDFNMKPRLKSVFRRGLVKVAQTTGAWIITGGSHTGVMKQVGEAVRDFSLSSSYNEGEVVTIGIATWGTLHNRESLIYPAGGFPAEYVMDEDGQGHLTCLDSNHSHFVLVDDGTHGRYGVEIPLRTKLEKFISEQTKERGGVAIKIPIVCVVLEGGPGTLHTIYNAITNGTPCVIVEGSGRVADVIAQVASLPISEITISLIQQKLGLFFQEMFETFTESRIVEWTKKIQDIVRRRQLLTVFREGKDGQQDVDVAILQALLKASRSHDHFGHENWDHQLKLAVAWNRVDIARSEIFTDERQWKPSELYPMMTAALIANKPEFVKLFLENGVRLKEFVTWDTLLYLYENLEPTCLFHYKLHKVLAEEPERPAPRVQMHHVAQVLRELLGDSTQPLYPRPRSSDRPRLLLPVPNIKLNVQGVSLRSLYKRSSGHVAFTVDPVRDLLIWAIIQNRRELAEIIWAQSQDCIAAALACSKILKELSKEEEDTDSLEEMLVLADEYEQRAIGVFTECYRKDEERAQKLLVRVSEAWGKTTCLQLALEAKDMKFVSHGGIQAFLTKVWWGQLCVDNGLWQLALCTLAFPLLYTGLVSFRDRRLQAEGGLPRIRAFFSAPVVVFHLNILSYFAFLCLFAYVLMVDFQPRPSGCECLIYLWLFSLVCEELRQLFYDPDECGLMKMALRYFSDFWNKLDICAILLFIVGLTCRLVPSLLYPGRVILSLDFILFCLRLMHIFTISKTLGPKIIIVKRMMKDVFFFLFLLAVWVVSFGVAKQAILIHNERRVEWIFRGVVYHSYLTIFGQIPAYIDGVNFNLDHCSPNGTDPYKPKCPEIDATRREPAFPEWLTVILLCLYLLFTNILLLNLLIAMFNYTFQQVQERTDQIWKFQRHDLIEEYQGRPPAPPPFILLNHLHLFIKRVILKVPTKRHKQLKNKLEKNEEAALLSWEIYLKENYLQDQQIQQKQRPEQKIQDVSDKVDTMVDLLEMAHLKQSGSMEQRLASLEEQVAQTSRALHWIVKALRDNGFGSEEGVPTLAPQKASVGRDPELDGGLKVEDPGDAYHVDARHLLYPNCPVQRFPVPNEKVPWETEFLIYNPPFYTADRKNKDLVDPVGDALEPLSRISYNAVDGRLDRRSFHGVYAVQDGLPLNPMGRTGLRGRGDLSCFGPNHTLQPVVTRWRRNQDGAICRKGIKKMLEVLVVKRSLSEHWVLPGGSREPGETLPRKLKQVLRREFWPSFESLLTHGMEVYKGYMDDPRNTDNAWIETVAVSVHFPDQGDVELKRLNSHLHSCDAGVSIRWQVVDERIPLYANHKAILQKVAALFGAYY from the exons GAAGGTGGTGTGTGAGTGCGGCTACACGCGTGAACAGCACTTGGAGGAGGCCACCAGGCCCCACGCCTTCCAGGGCAAGGAGTGGGACCCGAAAAAGCACGTCCAGGAGATGCCAACAGACGCCTTTGGTGACATCGTCTTCACGGGCTTGGGCCAGAAG TACGTCCGCCTGTCCCAGGACACACCCTCCAGCCTGATTTACCACCTCATGACCCAGCACTGGGGCCTGGACGCCCCCAACCTCCTCATCTCCGTGACGGGTGGGGCCAAGGACTTCAACATGAAGCCCAGGCTGAAGAGCGTCTTCCGAAGAGGCCTGGTCAAGGTGGCCCAGACCACAG GGGCCTGGATTATCACCGGGGGGTCCCACACGGGCGTGATGAAGCAGGTGGGCGAGGCGGTGCGGGACTTCAGCCTGAGCAGCAGCTACAATGAAGGGGAGGTGGTCACCATCGGAATCGCCACGTGGGGCACCTTGCATAACCGGGAGAGCCTGATCTACCCCGCG GGTGGCTTCCCAGCTGAGTACGTCATGGATGAGGACGGCCAGGGGCACCTGACCTGTCTGGACAGCAACCACTCCCACTTCGTCCTTGTGGACGACGGGACCCACGGCCGCTACGGCGTCGAGATCCCCCTGAGGACGAAGCTAGAGAAGTTCATATCGGAGCAGACCAAGGAAAGGGGAG GCGTGGCCATCAAAATCCCCATCGTCTGCGTGGTGCTGGAGGGGGGACCCGGCACGCTGCAC ACCATCTACAATGCCATCACCAACGGCACCCCATGCGTGATCGTGGAGGGTTCGGGACGAGTGGCTGACGTCATTGCCCAGGTGGCCAGCCTGCCCATCTCCGAGATCACCATCTCCCTGATTCAGCAGAAGCTGGGCCTGTTCTTCCAGGAGATGTTCGAGACCTTCACCGAGAGCAGGATTGTGGAGTGGACCAAAAAG ATCCAAGACATCGTCCGGAGGCGGCAGCTGCTCACTGTCTTCCGGGAAGGCAAGGATGGCCAGCAGGACGTGGACGTGGCCATCCTGCAGGCCTTGTTGAAGG CCTCTCGGAGCCACGACCACTTTGGCCACGAGAACTGGGACCACCAGCTGAAGTTAGCAGTGGCGTGGAACCGCGTGGACATCGCCCGGAGCGAGATCTTCACGGACGAGCGTCAGTGGAAG CCCTCAGAGCTGTACCCCATGATGACGGCCGCCCTCATCGCCAACAAGCCCGAGTTCGTGAAGCTCTTCCTGGAGAATGGGGTGCGGCTGAAGGAGTTCGTGACGTGGGACACCCTGCTCTACCTGTACGAGAACCTGGAGCCCACCTGCCTGTTCCACTACAAGCTGCACAAGGTGCTGGCCGAGGAGCCCGAGCGCCCGGCCCCCCGCGTGCAGATGCACCACGTGGCCCAGGTGCTGCGGGAGCTCCTGGGGGACTCCACGCAGCCGCTGTACCCCCGGCCCCGCTCCAGCGACCGCCCACGCCTCCTGCTCCCGGTGCCCAACATCAAGCTCAAC GTGCAGGGAGTCAGTCTCCGGTCCCTGTACAAGCGTTCGTCAGGCCACGTTGCCTTCACCGTGGACCCTGTCCGTGATCTTCTCATTTGGGCCATCATCCAGAACCGCCGGGAGCTGGCAGAAATCATCTGGGCTCAG AGCCAGGACTGCATCGCTGCGGCCTTGGCCTGCAGCAAGATCCTGAAGGAGCTgtccaaggaggaggaggacacgGACAGCTTGGAGGAGATGCTGGTGCTCGCGGACGAGTATGAACAGAGAGCCATCG GGGTCTTCACCGAGTGCTACCGGAAAGATGAGGAGAGAGCTCAGAAGCTGCTTGTCCGCGTGTCGGAGGCCTGGGGCAAGACCACCTGCCTGCAGCTGGCCCTGGAGGCCAAGGACATGAAGTTCGTGTCTCACGGGGGCATCCAG GCCTTCCTGACCAAGGTGTGGTGGGGTCAGCTCTGCGTGGACAACGGGCTCTGGCAGCTGGCCCTGTGCACGCTGGCCTTCCCGCTGCTCTACACGGGCCTCGTCTCCTTCAG GGACAGGCGGCTGCAGGCCGAGGGGGGCCTGCCCCGCATCCGCGCCTTCTTCAGCGCGCCCGTGGTCGTCTTCCACCTGAACATCCTGTCCTACTTCGCCTTCCTCTGCCTCTTCGCCTACGTGCTCATGGTGGACTTCCAGCCCAGGCCCTCGGGCTGCGAGTGCCTCATCTACCTCTGGCTCTTCTCCCTGGTGTGCGAGGAGCTGCGGCAG CTCTTCTACGACCCGGACGAGTGTGGGCTGATGAAGATGGCGCTGCGGTACTTCAGCGACTTCTGGAATAAGCTGGACATCTGCGCCATCCTGCTCTTCATCGTGGGGCTGACCTGCCG GCTCGTCCCCTCGCTGCTGTACCCCGGGCGCGTCATCCTCTCCCTGGACTTCATCCTGTTCTGCTTGCGGCTGATGCACATTTTCACCATCAGCAAGACGCTGGGGCCCAAGATCATCATCGTGAAGCGGATG ATGAAGGAcgtcttctttttcctcttcctgttggCCGTGTGGGTCGTGTCCTTCGGGGTGGCCAAGCAGGCCATCCTCATCCACAATGAGAGGCGGGTGGAGTGGATCTTCCGGGGGGTCGTCTACCACTCGTATCTCACCATCTTCGGGCAGATCCCGGCCTACATCGACG GCGTGAACTTCAACCTGGACCATTGCAGCCCCAATGGCACCGACCCCTACAAGCCCAAGTGCCCCGAGATCGACGCGACGCGGCGGGAGCCCGCCTTCCCCGAGTGGCTGACGGTCATCCTGCTCTGCCTCTACCTGCTCTTCACCAACATCCTGCTGCTCAACCTCCTCATCGCCATGTTCAA CTACACGTTCCAGCAGGTCCAGGAGCGCACGGACCAGATCTGGAAGTTCCAGCGCCACGACCTGATCGAGGAGTACCAGGGCAGGCCCCCTGCGCCGCCCCCCTTCATCCTCCTCAACCACCTGCATCTCTTCATCAAGAGGGTCATCCTGAAGGTCCCCACCAAGCGGCACAAGCAGCTCA AGAACAAGCTAGAGAAGAACGAGGAGGCGGCCCTCCTGTCCTGGGAGATCTACCTGAAGGAGAACTACCTTCAGGACCAGCAGATCCAGCAGAAGCAGAGGCCGGAGCAGAAGATCCAGGACGTCAGCGACAA GGTGGACACCATGGTGGACCTGCTGGAAATGGCACATCTGAAGCAGTCGGGCTCCATGGAGCAGAGACTGGCCTCCCTAGAGGAGCAG GTGGCCCAGACGTCCAGAGCACTGCACTGGATCGTGAAGGCCCTGAGGGACAACGGCTTTGGCTCGGAGGAGGGCGTCCCCACCCTGG CACCCCAGAAGGCCTCGGTGGGGCGGGACCCTGAGCTGGACGGAGGGCTGAAGGTGGAGGATCCGGGCGACGCCTACCACGTGGATGCCCGGCACCTCCTCTACCCCAACTGCCCCGTCCAGCGTTTCCCGGTGCCCAACGAGAAGGTGCCCTGGGAG ACGGAGTTCCTCATCTACAACCCGCCCTTCTACACGGCCGACAGGAAGAACAAAGACCTGGTGGACCCTGTGGGGGA CGCCCTGGAGCCTCTGTCCAGGATCAGCTACAACGCGGTGGATGGACGCCTGGACCGGCGCAGCTTCCACGGGGTCTACGCCGTGCAGGATGGTCTCCCTCT GAACCCCATGGGCCGCACAGGGCTGCGCGGGCGCGGGGACCTCAGCTGCTTTGGCCCCAACCACACGCTGCAGCCCGTGGTCACCCG CTGGAGGCGGAACCAGGACGGCGCCATCTGCAGGAAGGGCATAAAGAAGATGCTGGAGGTGCTGGTGGTGAAGCGCTCCCTCTCAGAGCACTGGGTGCTGCCCGGG GGCTCCCGGGAACCAGGAGAGACGCTGCCCCGGAAGCTGAAGCAGGTCCTCCGGAGAGAGTTCTGGCCTTCCTTCGAGAGCCTGCTGACGCACGGCATGGAG GTGTACAAAGGGTACATGGATGACCCAAGGAACACGGACAACGCCTGGATCGAGACGGTGGCCGTGAGCGTCCACTTTCCAGACCAGGGCGACGTGGAGCTGAAGAGGCTGAACTCT CACCTGCACTCCTGCGATGCGGGCGTGTCCATCCGGTGGCAGGTGGTGGACGAGCGCATCCCGCTGTACGCCAACCACAAGGCCATCCTCCAGAAGGTGGCCGCCTTGTTCGGGGCCTACTACTAA
- the TRPM2 gene encoding transient receptor potential cation channel subfamily M member 2 isoform X1 translates to MELSTLRRRDGAGSRQEDGFGVQPRRVADLGMVPNLRQSNSSLCRSRRSQYPFGNCEKQGNLSSWIPENIKKKECVYFVESSKLSDAGKVVCECGYTREQHLEEATRPHAFQGKEWDPKKHVQEMPTDAFGDIVFTGLGQKVGKYVRLSQDTPSSLIYHLMTQHWGLDAPNLLISVTGGAKDFNMKPRLKSVFRRGLVKVAQTTGAWIITGGSHTGVMKQVGEAVRDFSLSSSYNEGEVVTIGIATWGTLHNRESLIYPAGGFPAEYVMDEDGQGHLTCLDSNHSHFVLVDDGTHGRYGVEIPLRTKLEKFISEQTKERGGVAIKIPIVCVVLEGGPGTLHTIYNAITNGTPCVIVEGSGRVADVIAQVASLPISEITISLIQQKLGLFFQEMFETFTESRIVEWTKKIQDIVRRRQLLTVFREGKDGQQDVDVAILQALLKASRSHDHFGHENWDHQLKLAVAWNRVDIARSEIFTDERQWKPSELYPMMTAALIANKPEFVKLFLENGVRLKEFVTWDTLLYLYENLEPTCLFHYKLHKVLAEEPERPAPRVQMHHVAQVLRELLGDSTQPLYPRPRSSDRPRLLLPVPNIKLNVQGVSLRSLYKRSSGHVAFTVDPVRDLLIWAIIQNRRELAEIIWAQSQDCIAAALACSKILKELSKEEEDTDSLEEMLVLADEYEQRAIGVFTECYRKDEERAQKLLVRVSEAWGKTTCLQLALEAKDMKFVSHGGIQAFLTKVWWGQLCVDNGLWQLALCTLAFPLLYTGLVSFRDRRLQAEGGLPRIRAFFSAPVVVFHLNILSYFAFLCLFAYVLMVDFQPRPSGCECLIYLWLFSLVCEELRQLFYDPDECGLMKMALRYFSDFWNKLDICAILLFIVGLTCRLVPSLLYPGRVILSLDFILFCLRLMHIFTISKTLGPKIIIVKRMMKDVFFFLFLLAVWVVSFGVAKQAILIHNERRVEWIFRGVVYHSYLTIFGQIPAYIDGVNFNLDHCSPNGTDPYKPKCPEIDATRREPAFPEWLTVILLCLYLLFTNILLLNLLIAMFNYTFQQVQERTDQIWKFQRHDLIEEYQGRPPAPPPFILLNHLHLFIKRVILKVPTKRHKQLKNKLEKNEEAALLSWEIYLKENYLQDQQIQQKQRPEQKIQDVSDKVDTMVDLLEMAHLKQSGSMEQRLASLEEQVAQTSRALHWIVKALRDNGFGSEEGVPTLAPQKASVGRDPELDGGLKVEDPGDAYHVDARHLLYPNCPVQRFPVPNEKVPWETEFLIYNPPFYTADRKNKDLVDPVGDALEPLSRISYNAVDGRLDRRSFHGVYAVQDGLPLNPMGRTGLRGRGDLSCFGPNHTLQPVVTRWRRNQDGAICRKGIKKMLEVLVVKRSLSEHWVLPGGSREPGETLPRKLKQVLRREFWPSFESLLTHGMEVYKGYMDDPRNTDNAWIETVAVSVHFPDQGDVELKRLNSHLHSCDAGVSIRWQVVDERIPLYANHKAILQKVAALFGAYY, encoded by the exons GAAGGTGGTGTGTGAGTGCGGCTACACGCGTGAACAGCACTTGGAGGAGGCCACCAGGCCCCACGCCTTCCAGGGCAAGGAGTGGGACCCGAAAAAGCACGTCCAGGAGATGCCAACAGACGCCTTTGGTGACATCGTCTTCACGGGCTTGGGCCAGAAGGTGGGAAAG TACGTCCGCCTGTCCCAGGACACACCCTCCAGCCTGATTTACCACCTCATGACCCAGCACTGGGGCCTGGACGCCCCCAACCTCCTCATCTCCGTGACGGGTGGGGCCAAGGACTTCAACATGAAGCCCAGGCTGAAGAGCGTCTTCCGAAGAGGCCTGGTCAAGGTGGCCCAGACCACAG GGGCCTGGATTATCACCGGGGGGTCCCACACGGGCGTGATGAAGCAGGTGGGCGAGGCGGTGCGGGACTTCAGCCTGAGCAGCAGCTACAATGAAGGGGAGGTGGTCACCATCGGAATCGCCACGTGGGGCACCTTGCATAACCGGGAGAGCCTGATCTACCCCGCG GGTGGCTTCCCAGCTGAGTACGTCATGGATGAGGACGGCCAGGGGCACCTGACCTGTCTGGACAGCAACCACTCCCACTTCGTCCTTGTGGACGACGGGACCCACGGCCGCTACGGCGTCGAGATCCCCCTGAGGACGAAGCTAGAGAAGTTCATATCGGAGCAGACCAAGGAAAGGGGAG GCGTGGCCATCAAAATCCCCATCGTCTGCGTGGTGCTGGAGGGGGGACCCGGCACGCTGCAC ACCATCTACAATGCCATCACCAACGGCACCCCATGCGTGATCGTGGAGGGTTCGGGACGAGTGGCTGACGTCATTGCCCAGGTGGCCAGCCTGCCCATCTCCGAGATCACCATCTCCCTGATTCAGCAGAAGCTGGGCCTGTTCTTCCAGGAGATGTTCGAGACCTTCACCGAGAGCAGGATTGTGGAGTGGACCAAAAAG ATCCAAGACATCGTCCGGAGGCGGCAGCTGCTCACTGTCTTCCGGGAAGGCAAGGATGGCCAGCAGGACGTGGACGTGGCCATCCTGCAGGCCTTGTTGAAGG CCTCTCGGAGCCACGACCACTTTGGCCACGAGAACTGGGACCACCAGCTGAAGTTAGCAGTGGCGTGGAACCGCGTGGACATCGCCCGGAGCGAGATCTTCACGGACGAGCGTCAGTGGAAG CCCTCAGAGCTGTACCCCATGATGACGGCCGCCCTCATCGCCAACAAGCCCGAGTTCGTGAAGCTCTTCCTGGAGAATGGGGTGCGGCTGAAGGAGTTCGTGACGTGGGACACCCTGCTCTACCTGTACGAGAACCTGGAGCCCACCTGCCTGTTCCACTACAAGCTGCACAAGGTGCTGGCCGAGGAGCCCGAGCGCCCGGCCCCCCGCGTGCAGATGCACCACGTGGCCCAGGTGCTGCGGGAGCTCCTGGGGGACTCCACGCAGCCGCTGTACCCCCGGCCCCGCTCCAGCGACCGCCCACGCCTCCTGCTCCCGGTGCCCAACATCAAGCTCAAC GTGCAGGGAGTCAGTCTCCGGTCCCTGTACAAGCGTTCGTCAGGCCACGTTGCCTTCACCGTGGACCCTGTCCGTGATCTTCTCATTTGGGCCATCATCCAGAACCGCCGGGAGCTGGCAGAAATCATCTGGGCTCAG AGCCAGGACTGCATCGCTGCGGCCTTGGCCTGCAGCAAGATCCTGAAGGAGCTgtccaaggaggaggaggacacgGACAGCTTGGAGGAGATGCTGGTGCTCGCGGACGAGTATGAACAGAGAGCCATCG GGGTCTTCACCGAGTGCTACCGGAAAGATGAGGAGAGAGCTCAGAAGCTGCTTGTCCGCGTGTCGGAGGCCTGGGGCAAGACCACCTGCCTGCAGCTGGCCCTGGAGGCCAAGGACATGAAGTTCGTGTCTCACGGGGGCATCCAG GCCTTCCTGACCAAGGTGTGGTGGGGTCAGCTCTGCGTGGACAACGGGCTCTGGCAGCTGGCCCTGTGCACGCTGGCCTTCCCGCTGCTCTACACGGGCCTCGTCTCCTTCAG GGACAGGCGGCTGCAGGCCGAGGGGGGCCTGCCCCGCATCCGCGCCTTCTTCAGCGCGCCCGTGGTCGTCTTCCACCTGAACATCCTGTCCTACTTCGCCTTCCTCTGCCTCTTCGCCTACGTGCTCATGGTGGACTTCCAGCCCAGGCCCTCGGGCTGCGAGTGCCTCATCTACCTCTGGCTCTTCTCCCTGGTGTGCGAGGAGCTGCGGCAG CTCTTCTACGACCCGGACGAGTGTGGGCTGATGAAGATGGCGCTGCGGTACTTCAGCGACTTCTGGAATAAGCTGGACATCTGCGCCATCCTGCTCTTCATCGTGGGGCTGACCTGCCG GCTCGTCCCCTCGCTGCTGTACCCCGGGCGCGTCATCCTCTCCCTGGACTTCATCCTGTTCTGCTTGCGGCTGATGCACATTTTCACCATCAGCAAGACGCTGGGGCCCAAGATCATCATCGTGAAGCGGATG ATGAAGGAcgtcttctttttcctcttcctgttggCCGTGTGGGTCGTGTCCTTCGGGGTGGCCAAGCAGGCCATCCTCATCCACAATGAGAGGCGGGTGGAGTGGATCTTCCGGGGGGTCGTCTACCACTCGTATCTCACCATCTTCGGGCAGATCCCGGCCTACATCGACG GCGTGAACTTCAACCTGGACCATTGCAGCCCCAATGGCACCGACCCCTACAAGCCCAAGTGCCCCGAGATCGACGCGACGCGGCGGGAGCCCGCCTTCCCCGAGTGGCTGACGGTCATCCTGCTCTGCCTCTACCTGCTCTTCACCAACATCCTGCTGCTCAACCTCCTCATCGCCATGTTCAA CTACACGTTCCAGCAGGTCCAGGAGCGCACGGACCAGATCTGGAAGTTCCAGCGCCACGACCTGATCGAGGAGTACCAGGGCAGGCCCCCTGCGCCGCCCCCCTTCATCCTCCTCAACCACCTGCATCTCTTCATCAAGAGGGTCATCCTGAAGGTCCCCACCAAGCGGCACAAGCAGCTCA AGAACAAGCTAGAGAAGAACGAGGAGGCGGCCCTCCTGTCCTGGGAGATCTACCTGAAGGAGAACTACCTTCAGGACCAGCAGATCCAGCAGAAGCAGAGGCCGGAGCAGAAGATCCAGGACGTCAGCGACAA GGTGGACACCATGGTGGACCTGCTGGAAATGGCACATCTGAAGCAGTCGGGCTCCATGGAGCAGAGACTGGCCTCCCTAGAGGAGCAG GTGGCCCAGACGTCCAGAGCACTGCACTGGATCGTGAAGGCCCTGAGGGACAACGGCTTTGGCTCGGAGGAGGGCGTCCCCACCCTGG CACCCCAGAAGGCCTCGGTGGGGCGGGACCCTGAGCTGGACGGAGGGCTGAAGGTGGAGGATCCGGGCGACGCCTACCACGTGGATGCCCGGCACCTCCTCTACCCCAACTGCCCCGTCCAGCGTTTCCCGGTGCCCAACGAGAAGGTGCCCTGGGAG ACGGAGTTCCTCATCTACAACCCGCCCTTCTACACGGCCGACAGGAAGAACAAAGACCTGGTGGACCCTGTGGGGGA CGCCCTGGAGCCTCTGTCCAGGATCAGCTACAACGCGGTGGATGGACGCCTGGACCGGCGCAGCTTCCACGGGGTCTACGCCGTGCAGGATGGTCTCCCTCT GAACCCCATGGGCCGCACAGGGCTGCGCGGGCGCGGGGACCTCAGCTGCTTTGGCCCCAACCACACGCTGCAGCCCGTGGTCACCCG CTGGAGGCGGAACCAGGACGGCGCCATCTGCAGGAAGGGCATAAAGAAGATGCTGGAGGTGCTGGTGGTGAAGCGCTCCCTCTCAGAGCACTGGGTGCTGCCCGGG GGCTCCCGGGAACCAGGAGAGACGCTGCCCCGGAAGCTGAAGCAGGTCCTCCGGAGAGAGTTCTGGCCTTCCTTCGAGAGCCTGCTGACGCACGGCATGGAG GTGTACAAAGGGTACATGGATGACCCAAGGAACACGGACAACGCCTGGATCGAGACGGTGGCCGTGAGCGTCCACTTTCCAGACCAGGGCGACGTGGAGCTGAAGAGGCTGAACTCT CACCTGCACTCCTGCGATGCGGGCGTGTCCATCCGGTGGCAGGTGGTGGACGAGCGCATCCCGCTGTACGCCAACCACAAGGCCATCCTCCAGAAGGTGGCCGCCTTGTTCGGGGCCTACTACTAA